The DNA region ACCCCGCCCTTCTGGTTCACGACGCCCAGGGTGCGTGGCGTGCGTCTGGTCATGCGGCTCCTTGCGCGGGCCGGTGGGGGTCAGTCCGGGTCACTTCGCCCGCCAGAATAACGGTTTGCTGTTCGGGATGCCCACGGCCCTGGGGTACTTCTCCGGCGTGGCGGCGACCTTCTCGATCACGATCAGGGTGCGGTCGTCGCCGGTCACGGGCAGGGTGAACGGGTCCACCTCGCGCACCGCGCCGCCCACCTCGCGGGCCGCGCGGCGCCCGGCGTTCAGTTCCTCGGGCGTGATCGGGCCCTTCTGCGCGATGAGCAGGCCGCCGGACTTGAGGAACGGCAGGGCCAGCTCGGCCAGGATGGGCAGGGCAGCCACGGCGCGCACCACCACCCGGTCGAAGGTGCCGCGCAGCTCCGGGTCGCGCCCCAACTCCTCCGCCCGGCCCGACCGCGGGGTGATCTGAGGCAGGTTCAGGGCCTCGGCAGTCGCGCGCACGTACTCGATCTTCTTGCGGGTCGCATCCACCGGCGTGATCTGCAGCTCCGGCTGCACGATCGCCAGCGGGAAGGTGGGAAAACCGCCGCCGGTGCCCAGGTCCAGCACACGCAGGGAACCCTGGAGGTGGCCGCCGCGCAGGCAGGTGAGCGAATCCACGAAGTGTTTCAGGACGATGTCCTCTTCGGTTTTCAGAGCGGTGAGGTTGTGGCGGGCGTTGCCTTCCTGTAGCAGGCGCAGCAGGTCGGCGAAGGCGCCGAGGTGAGGGGCAGCGTCCACGCCGGTGGCCCGGGCCCCCTCGGTCAGCAGGCGGGTGGCTTCTTCATTCACAGGCCGTACCTCTGTTTCATGTCGGTGTAGCGCTCGTAGACGTGCAGGTCAATGTCCTCCAGCGGCAGGGCGTCCAGGCGGGGGATCAGCTGTTCGCGCAGCGCGTCGCCGCGCACCATCCACTGGTAATAGTGCCGGCCGCCGTGGTCGTAGGGGCCGTACAGCTTCGAGCCAGGGCACAGTGAGAGCAGGGTCTGGAACAGCCGGGCGTGCCGGGTGTGCATGCGCACCGTGATCTGCGGCTGTTTGCCGTCCCCGCCGAAGTGCCCTTCCCCGATCAGCACGCCCAGCAGCAGGCCTTCTTCAAATGACGCCAAGTCTCGTCCTCCGGGTGGCGGTGTCTTGTTTCACCGTCAGGTTTCCCGTGAAACATACCGCGCTCCCCAGAGGAGGTCAATCCACCAGTCGAGTTGTTTCACCGTCGGGTTTCCCGTGAAACACGCTGCTCTTTCAGGTGCACCAGCAGGGCACTGATGTCCGCGTGCCGCACCCCGGAGATGCGCCCGGCCTGCGCCACGGTCTGCGGTTGCAGACGCGCCAGTGTTTCGCGCGCCTCGTTCGACAGGGCCGCCACCCGGCTGTAATCCACACCCTCCAGGCTCAGGCCCTGGGCGTGCGCCTCGGCCCGCAACTGCCGCTCGGTGCGCTCGATGTACCCGGCGTACTTCACGCGGATCTGCAGTGCCTCTCGCTCCTCGGCAGTCAGCCCGTCCACCTGAATACCCAACGCCTCCACGTCTTCCAGGCTGAATTCCGGCCGGCGTAGCCAAGCGTCTCCGGTCTGGCCCTGGGCCCGATGCGTCTCCAGCTGCCGGGTGGCGGCCGCGACCCGCGCGTACTTG from Deinococcus ficus includes:
- the rsmG gene encoding 16S rRNA (guanine(527)-N(7))-methyltransferase RsmG, coding for MNEEATRLLTEGARATGVDAAPHLGAFADLLRLLQEGNARHNLTALKTEEDIVLKHFVDSLTCLRGGHLQGSLRVLDLGTGGGFPTFPLAIVQPELQITPVDATRKKIEYVRATAEALNLPQITPRSGRAEELGRDPELRGTFDRVVVRAVAALPILAELALPFLKSGGLLIAQKGPITPEELNAGRRAAREVGGAVREVDPFTLPVTGDDRTLIVIEKVAATPEKYPRAVGIPNSKPLFWRAK